From Aspergillus fumigatus Af293 chromosome 5, whole genome shotgun sequence, a single genomic window includes:
- a CDS encoding mitofusin has product MSQEYFPGKGASAGEGSSRHPPEDVSSENSPPYPRPPPTYMTVGNGSTSESATALMASLNADSGYGGSIASGSVMDGDEGAGWRADMMVDKPTPVPTPPSIGNWNPAAEHEKHVIASHVHQLLYNSNRTKLGRAISRTIETLKELQDMNRQWPAHYPSVQSAPGSPGSDSQRPGLRQSQSYFESEHNQSEPLPRPGQIRRAATMSGSDDLAESSAAAERRPSPEPRLMSPQIAQEFSILKLDLKLGALSQAELVHSLEKASIASLLDGKISQSIKHLLSLRDRIEDTSSKVLITGDLNAGKSTFCNALLRRKVLPEDQQPCTSIFCEVLDARENSGVEEVHAVHKDKQYDRNDESTYDVYTLPELENIVIDNSKYMQCKVYVKDVRTIDESLLNNGVVDIALIDAPGLNSDSLKTTAVFARQEEIDVVVFVVSAANHFTLSAKEFILNAAHEKAYIFIVVNGFDQIRDKQRCERMILDQIGKLSPRTYKEAAELVHFVSSNAVPVAPPVQMEQSGGGSGGGSDPHGDDDDDHSDNRGKGKGKEREKIRDFENLEGSLRRFVLEKRARSKLAPARTYLLNLLADINSLAAVNRDIAQSELKRVTDELAELEPAYENGKKKQVELGEEVEKCIDDSCEDVYNHTRSTLTDTISRVSEADLGVEYPGLFSAFQYAEDLKLAMLEQIATSVADCEDYARAKTAQGVGFIQNIGLLHVGEDKFAPLNFRADAMFRRGRRHTLARQVDTEVEIWDFFDITGLWERQEKMAGTGIAMTAVTVLGGRAFGGSWVDSMLSAVKILGPNNLRRLLLPGIVAAAVLTTAYMLSSIPHTLPPHLSRKLAATLSEMDYVHSNATRISTEVRRILRIPAGNLQTSLAQGIEDLAKRKQEVSKTKHESEVASKYFSNLFRDSGENRRSVEDIDLDAPLPGGLAAVQG; this is encoded by the exons ATGAGTCAGGAGTATTTCCCCGGCAAGGGCGCATCGGCCGGAGAGGGATCCTCTCGTCACCCTCCCGAGGATGTTTCCTCGGAGAATAGCCCTCCTTATCCACGACCCCCGCCTACGTACATGACTGTCGGGAATGGGTCGACGTCTGAGAGCGCCACAGCTCTCATGGCTTCGTTGAATGCGGATTCGGGCTATGGAGGCAGTATCGCGAGTGGAAGTGTgatggatggtgatgagggGGCCGGGTGGCGAGCGGATATGATGGTTGATAAACCGACGCCGGTGCCTACACCTCCCAGTATTGGTAACTGGAATCCAGCTG CCGAGCATGAGAAGCATGTTATTGCGAGCCATGTTCATCAACTACTCTA TAACTCAAATCGGACGAAGCTTGGACGTGCGATTTCCCGAACGATTGAAACGTTGAAGGAGCTTCAGGATATGAACCGCCAATGGCCAGCACACTATCCATCTGTACAGAGCGCTCCGGGTAGCCCCGGCTCGGATTCGCAAAGACCCGGTCTACGACAGAGTCAGTCGTATTTCGAAAGTGAGCATAATCAGTCGGAGCCTTTACCCCGGCCAGGACAAATTCGACGCGCAGCCACGATGTCCGGAAGCGACGACTTGGCGGAGTCGAGTGCGGCTGCCGAACGCCGACCTTCTCCAGAACCAAGATTGATGAGCCCACAGATTGCGCAGGAATTCTCGATTTTGAAGTTGGATTTGAAGCTTGGTGCTCTGTCACAAGCCGAGTTGGTACAttcgctggagaaggcctCGATTGCATCACTTTTGGACGGAAAAATTAGCCAGAGCATTAAACACCTTCTTTCCCTGCGTGACAGAATCGAGGATACATCAAGCAAGGTGCTAATCACAGGAGACTTGAATGCCGGCAAATCCACCTTTTGTAATGCTTTGCTGCGGCGCAAGGTGCTTCCCGAAGATCAGCAACCCTGCACTAGCATTTTCTGCGAGGTGCTCGATGCGCGAGAGAACAGTGGAGTCGAGGAGGTACATGCGGTACACAAGGACAAGCAATACGATCGCAACGACGAAAGTACCTACGATGTGTACACTCTCCCGGAACTGGAAAACATCGTTATCGACAACTCCAAGTACATGCAATGCAAGGTCTATGTGAAGGATGTCCGAACGATCGATGaatccctcctcaacaatgGGGTGGTGGATATCGCTTTGATCGATGCTCCTGGTCTCAACTCAGACTCGTTAAAGACGACGGCCGTTTTCGCTCGGCAGGAGGAAATTGATGTGGTTGTTTTTGTGGTATCCGCCGCCAACCATTTTACTCTTTCCGCCAAAGAGTTCATCTTGAATGCTGCTCATGAGAAAGCTTACATCTTCATTGTTGTCAATGGGTTTGATCAGATTCGTGATAAGCAACGTTGCGAACGCATGATCCTGGATCAGATTGGCAAACTCAGTCCTCGCACGTATAaggaagctgctgagctGGTTCATTTTGTTTCCAGTAATGCCGTCCCAGTCGCGCCTCCCGTCCAAATGGAGCAGTCTGGTGGTGGCAGCGGTGGAGGTTCTGATCctcatggagatgatgatgacgaccaTTCTGACAATAGAGGGAAGggcaaaggaaaggagagggagaagattCGAGATTTTGAGAACCTGGAGGGTTCTCTCAGACGTTTTGTCCTGGAGAAGCGCGCTCGCTCCAAGCTGGCGCCTGCGAGAACGTAtcttctcaatcttcttgcGGATATCAATTCATTAGCAGCTGTCAATCGTGATATCGCTCAGTCGGAACTCAAGCGCGTTACCGATGAGCTCGCTGAGCTCGAGCCTGCCTATGAAAATGGCAAAAAGAAACAGGTCGAGCTCGGTGAAGAAGTTGAAAAATGTATTGATGACTCATGCGAGGATGTCTACAACCATACGCGCTCAACATTGACGGACACCATCTCGCGAGTGTCTGAGGCAGACCTAGGTGTTGAGTACCCTGGCCTGTTCTCTGCATTCCAGTACGCTGAGGATCTCAAACTAGCAATGCTGGAGCAGATCGCTACATCCGTCGCTGATTGCGAGGACTACGCACGGGCAAAGACTGCACAAGGAGTGGGATTCATTCAGAACATTGGTCTTCTGCATGTCGGAGAGGACAAGTTTGCTCCCTTGAACTTCCGTGCTGATGCAATGTTCCGCCGTGGTCGTCGCCACACCCTAGCTAGACAGGTCGACACTGAGGTGGAGATCTGGGACTTCTTTGATATTACCGGTTTGTGGGAACGacaggagaagatggctggcACTGGAATTGCCATGACTGCCGTGACAGTTCTCGGTGGTCGAGCCTTCGGAGGCAGCTGGGTAGACAGCATGCTCAGTGCCGTCAAAATCCTTGGGCCTAACAACTTGCGGCGTCTGCTCCTACCAGGTATTGTCGCTGCTG CCGTCTTGACTACAGCTTACATGCTTTCGTCAATCCCGCATACACTTCCCCCTCATCTCTCACGCAAGCTTGCCGCTACTCTGTCTGAAATGGACTATGTACACTCCAATGCCACTCGTATCTCGACTGAGGTCCGTCGCATCCTCCGTATACCCGCAGGCAATTTGCAGACTAGCCTCGCTCAAGGCATTGAAGACCTCGCAAAACGCAAGCAGGAGGTCAGCAAGACGAAACATGAGAGCGAGGTTGCAAGCAAATACTTCTCAAACCTCTTCCGGGATAGTGGAGAGAACCGACGGTCAGTTGAGGATATTGATCTTGACGCCCCCTTGCCTGGAGGTCTGGCCGCCGTGCAAGGCTGA